From a region of the Calliphora vicina chromosome 4, idCalVici1.1, whole genome shotgun sequence genome:
- the flw gene encoding serine/threonine-protein phosphatase beta isoform: MADFDLNVDSLIQRLLEMRSCRTSKSVQMSESEVRGLCLKSREIFLQQPILLELEAPLIICGDIHGQYTDLLRLFEYGGFPPAANYLFLGDYVDRGKQSLETICLLLAYKIKYPENFFLLRGNHECASINRIYGFYDECKRRYNVKLWKTFTDCFNCLPVAAIIDEKIFCCHGGLSPDLQGMEQIRRLMRPTDVPDTGLLCDLLWSDPDKDVQGWGENDRGVSFTFGADVVSKFLHKHEMDLICRAHQVVEDGYEFFARRQLVTLFSAPNYCGEFDNAGGMMTVDDTLMCSFQILKPSEKKAKYMYSGMNTSRPTTPQRNAPLIATNKKK, encoded by the exons TGCGCAGCTGTCGCACGAGCAAATCAGTACAAATGTCTGAATCTGAGGTACGAGGTCTGTGTTTAAAATCCCGTGAAATATTCCTACAACAACCCATTCTGTTGGAGCTCGAAGCCCCCCTTATTATATGCGGTGACATACATGGTCAATATACAGATCTTTTGCGTTTATTCGAATATGGTGGCTTTCCGCCAGCCGCCAATTATCTCTTCTTGGGTGATTATGTGGACAGAGGCAAACAATCGCTGGAGACCATCTGCCTGCTGTTGGCCTATAAAATCAAATATCCTGAGAATTTCTTTTTATTGCGTGGCAATCACGAATGTGCCAGTATTAATCGTATTTATG GCTTTTATGACGAATGCAAACGACGTTACAATGTTAAATTGTGGAAAACCTTTACAGACTGTTTCAATTGTTTACCCGTGGCCGCCATTATCGATGAGAAGATCTTTTGCTGTCACGGCGGCTTGAGTCCTGACTTGCAGGGTATGGAACAAATTAGACGCTTGATGCGTCCCACAGATGTACCCGATACTGGTCTATTGTGTGATCTGTTATGGAGTGATCCGGATAAGGATGTTCAGGGCTGGGGTGAAAATGATCGTGGTGTTAGTTTTACGTTTGGTGCTGATGTTGTAtcgaaatttttacataaacatGAAATGGATTTAATATGTCGTGCTCATCAG GTCGTTGAAGATGGTTATGAATTCTTTGCCCGCCGTCAATTGGTGACCTTATTCTCAGCTCCCAATTATTGTGGTGAATTCGATAATGCCGGTGGTATGATGACTGTGGATGATACACTCATGTGCTCATTCCAG attttAAAGCCCTCCGAAAAGAAGGCCAAATACATGTACAGTGGCATGAATACATCACGGCCAACAACACCGCAACGCAACGCTCCATTAATAGCAACGAATAAGAAGAAATAA